TTTCATTAATACATTGTTCCAGATATATgggtctctttttttttttttttttgaagcaAAGTTTCGACTTTGATtcttatgaataaaaaaattcacgatttGACTAATATGAGTTGGTTTAAACGGTTCAATACTTGTTTCAAGGAATATTTCAGGTTCaagtattgtgaatggagaaaattcatgttgagagagttttaaCTCCttgaactggattagtcggggcctGTTAGACTTCCAAATACTAAGGTACACGCCGACAAATCCACGATTGAGAGAGCTTAAACCCCCTTAGCAAGCACCTAGTTTGAATATGGTTTAATTAGAATTCATTAGATTTTTGGATACTAAATGGTGCAAAcaaggagggaaaaaaaaaaaagaaaccacATCTTGAACCATGAGATCTGATATCCTGGTGCTATAAGCAAATCGCACTCTAGATGCACGAATTTGTCTCCAATGCAGGGGTTTGAAACGTATGCTTCTTGTGCGAGCACATCCAAGTGAAAATTAATCTTAATAACgactgaaaaaattaatttataattgatAGATTAGGAATATTTTATAGTCTCACCGGAAAAAAagtgttatttttttatgaatttgagATTACTTATTAACTGTTTTGCCGAGAAGGCTCATTGATTGAGTtgagagaaaagggaaaaaagcaAATTTCGGTATAGGAAGACCtcatattgaaaattcaaaatctctTATTCTCAGATCGAGTGGGAGAGTGTCCCGCGATCATGATTattcattaacttaatcagcCAAAGAATTCCTCTCCCTTTAGTTACAAGTCTTCTGACCTTTGGGAAATACAAACATCAGGTCATGTATAGGAAATTGCGGTGCAACTTCACGCGGTGAGAGCTCCATGATTGAATAATGCAATTTCCCAGCAAGAGTCACTTCCTACCTTCGTCATCAATTCAATTTCGCTCTGCTGATTGCTTATAAATATTTCCGAAGCATTTCATGCCCACCCCGTCACAGAGATCTCCACAAATTAGCTGAATTGTGATTGACTCTGTGTCTTCTAAGTCAGCTAAAATGTAATATAAAGTCGGTCCGATGCATACTGCTGCAAATAAATAGCGGTGAAGGACTCCCTGCAGTCACATCGCTTAAGGCGAACTAGATATGTTCGAATTCATGGCGGTCTCTCTTGTTTCCAAGCTATCCAAATCGTCAATCGCCACGGGTTGTTTGAAGCGAATGAAGCTCCCAAGGTTTCATCAAAAATCCAAACCTCTAACGGTGAGTTCTAAGCTCAATTCCACATCTCTCCACACATCCGACAAGGAGATATGGGACGGAAAAAAGTATGTTGAAGTTTTCCGGCGCTTCGACATTGACGGAGATGGTAAAATATCGTGTGATGAGTTGAGTGCCTATTTTGCCCTCTTGGGCGAGCCGTTGATGTCCGATCAGGCTCGTAGGGTGGTTGCCGAGTTTGACTCGGATGGCGACTATTCGCTGGAATTGAAAGATTTCATCCGATTGGTGGAACGGGACAATGCTGAGGTCGGCGATGATATCAGGAGGGCATTTGAGATGTACGCGCTGGACAAGGGCCAAGGCTGCATAACACCTGAAAGCCTGCAGAGGACGCTTAGATCGCTTGGAGTTGGGAGATCGTTCGAGGAGTGCATCGGTATGATAAGGGCATTCGATCTCGATGGGAATGGAGTTCTTGATCTCCATGAGTTTCAGCTCATGATGTCTTGAAAGCCTCTTACCTCTACATATCTAAAGGGatgtgtgtttggttttagagttaagtagaattgagttttgattttaattggatcgtaatgattgtgttgttgaattatgagaaaaagtaatgaatagttgagagaaagtaatgattgtattgttgaattgtggaaaaagtaatagatagttgagagaatttagtattaaaaattgaattgaatggttaaaaaaattgaagaaaaaggaaagagaaataattgtgttattgatttttgttgtgtagtgagtagaattaaagttagagttaaaattttatgcttatatatgtattaagtagttttcttctttctttctttttttaataacaaaGAAGTGTTTGGTTTTCATCCGATTAATTCCATGGTCCACTGTGACATTTGCAAACCCAAAGGACAGATCAGTCCATGAAAtgtacattttcttttccccttctttgttttcattttcttattttcgcATTGTATTCTCGATCGAGGAAACCTGGCATTGGCAGTTAAATGCAGGAATGATCGGTCTTGTTCTTTCACTTAATTAGTGTACCGATCGAGATTTCAGCCCCCAGCTTACGTACGATGGGCATGGAAACCATCTAATTACGACAAACAAGTCAGAAATTTCCTTCTACTTccatcataaataaataacacaGACAGATCTAGTTAGAATAAATTACTCGTACAATTTTCGTGTGATTCGGGCTTGGATATATAAGAACCCCTCTAACTTGAACACATCATAAGAAAGTGGAATGAAAGCGATGCCCCCGTTAGGCTGTGTCCGTCAGGCTTTCTAGGTGGACTTGATAAATGCATGTATTGGACCCCATGAACCAGGCTGAAATAGCAcagagaaaaattaatgattaatcAGACACTGGCCCTAAGCTTTCACGTGTCCGAGGGTTTGAGGCTTGACCATAGAATTCAAAATCAGTACTTGGACAAGAACAAGAATTTCGAATCAAGGGGGCGGTTTCGAAATTGGAGAGGGACAAATAAAAGAACCCGTAGGAACTTTCACGGAGGAGAGGTAAAAAGAAGTTTGGAGACAGGAAAAGATTAATTCGAATATCGACTTATCGTGTGAATTCAAAGTGCCTGATATGAAAAGGATAACTCTTGGTATTATCCACTTTTGACTGTAACCTAAGCAAATTTATCCTTTGAAAAAGGTGCCTCATGAGTCAATCGTAAAACATAACTATGATCCGGATCATGGTTATAAATCATAAATCTTGGGAGTAGATTTGTAAGCCGTCTATCATCTATTTAACATCCTATCATCAATTAATGATGCAGCTATTAACTCTACACTTAATAATGTTTCGTGTGAATTTTTGGGTCGTTTGATAGAGAAAAGACAAGGGTCGAGCTCCTTTAAGGCAGAAGCGGTTCGAATACCAATATAAGCATCCCAATGGGTCTTTAAAGAGGCATCGATGCTGCACAAATCGATtcatgtaatcgatgtttaGTTTTGTTGTTCATGTACATGGATATTTATACTAAAAATTTCAGGGACGAACCAAAAAGAGGGTTGAGGATCTTGTCTCTGCATCACAAGCTGATGGCTTGGAGGTGTGTCAAGTCATTGTGGAAAATGAGGTG
Above is a window of Punica granatum isolate Tunisia-2019 chromosome 7, ASM765513v2, whole genome shotgun sequence DNA encoding:
- the LOC116213085 gene encoding probable calcium-binding protein CML31, coding for MFEFMAVSLVSKLSKSSIATGCLKRMKLPRFHQKSKPLTVSSKLNSTSLHTSDKEIWDGKKYVEVFRRFDIDGDGKISCDELSAYFALLGEPLMSDQARRVVAEFDSDGDYSLELKDFIRLVERDNAEVGDDIRRAFEMYALDKGQGCITPESLQRTLRSLGVGRSFEECIGMIRAFDLDGNGVLDLHEFQLMMS